The Pseudomonadota bacterium DNA segment ATATCCACTCAACCAGTCATAAAAGCTTATTCAATAACTTCGCTGACGACCCCGGCACCAACCGTCCGACCGCCTTCACGAATCGCAAAACGCAAACCTTCTTCCATGGCGATAGGTGTAATCAGGTTACCCACTATGGTCACATTATCTCCGGGCATTA contains these protein-coding regions:
- the tuf gene encoding elongation factor Tu (EF-Tu; promotes GTP-dependent binding of aminoacyl-tRNA to the A-site of ribosomes during protein biosynthesis; when the tRNA anticodon matches the mRNA codon, GTP hydrolysis results; the inactive EF-Tu-GDP leaves the ribosome and release of GDP is promoted by elongation factor Ts; many prokaryotes have two copies of the gene encoding EF-Tu), which produces MPGDNVTIVGNLITPIAMEEGLRFAIREGGRTVGAGVVSEVIE